Below is a genomic region from Lysobacter terrestris.
ACCGGCGGGAGCGCCGCGGTGTCGAGCGCTTCTCCGCCGGGTTCACCGGCATTCGCCACATCGACGCCCTGGCCCGCGCGCCGTGGTCGCGGCGGCAGGTAGCGGTTGACCGGCGCGTAGCCGAGTTCCGGCATCAGCGCGACGCCGCCGCGCTCGGCCACCAGCCGCGACACCTTCGAGTCGGGATCGCCGAGGTCGCCGAAGTGGCGCGCGCGGGTCGGACAGACCTGCACGCACGCCGGTTCGCGTTCGGCTTCCGGCAACTGCTCGTTGTAGATGCGGTCGATGCACAGCGTGCATTTCTTCATCACGCCTTCGACGTGCGAGTACTCGCGCGCGCCGTACGGGCAAGCCCACGAGCACAGCTTGCAGCCGATGCACTTGTCCTCGTCGACCAGGACGATGCCGTCCTCCGCACGCTTGTAGCTGGCACCGGTCGGGCACACGGTCACGCACGCGGGCGTCTCGCAATGCAGGCACGAGCGCGGGAAGTGCAGGGTCATCGCCGGCTGCGCGGCCAGCTGCTGCGCCAGCGGGGCATTGGAACTGCAGGCCGTGGCCGAGGTGCTCTGGGTGAAGTTCAGCGCCTGGTGCGCGCCGGGATCATGCGCCGGCGTGGCGAAGTCGGTCGCGGCGACCTCGTAGCTGTGCACGCGGTTGAACCACACGCCGCTGGGATCCTTGCCGTAGGGCTGCTCGTCGGTGAGCGGCGCGGCGAAGCCGCCGGCGTTCCATTCCTTGCAGCCGACCGCGCAGGCGTGGCAACCCACGCAGATGTCGAGGTCGATCACTAGGCCGAGTTTCTTCGTCGACGGCGGCGGCAGCGCGGTCACTTCTTCGGCCCCCGGAGCAGGAGCAGGCCGATGGCGAAGGCCCCCACGGCCAGCAGCACGCTGGGCATCAACCCGATCAGCACGTCGCGCATCGACGCCGCGTGCGCCGGCAGGCCGCCGATCGGATCGATCACGCCATAGCCCAGCAGCACGATCAGGGCGAAGCCGAGCGCGACGCAGGTGTAGCCGGCGTACTTGCGGGCGTTCATGCGGATTCCTTCTTGTTGCGGGCCGCTTCCGCGCGCGCCGCGCGATCGTGCTGGTTTTCGGCTTCCGCGCGTTTCGCGCGATCGCGCTGGTTTTCCGCTTCCGCGCGTTTCGCGCGGAAGCCGGCGCCGTAGCGCAGCGGGCGGTCGTCGGCTGCGCCCATGTTGAGCGCGGCGAACTGCGGCGCGCTCTGCTGCGCCGGGTCTTCGGCCTTGGTGATGCGCACGCGCAGGTCGAACCACGCGGCCTGCCCGGTGACCGGGTCGGCGTTGAAGTAATCGCCGCGCGGGGTGATGTCGCTGATCAGGTGGTTGAGCAGGAAGCCCTTCTGGCCTTCCGGCGCGTCCTTGCCCAGCCGCCATGCGCCGCGCCGCTTGCCGATCGCGTTCCACGTCCACACCGTGTCGGGCTGCACGTTGGCGGCGAACTTCGCCTGCACGGTGATCGTGCCCTGGTGCGAAGTCACGTTGATCCAGTCCTCGTCATCGAGGCCGTACTTGGCGCCCGTCGCCGGATGCAGGTACAGGTAGTTGCGCGTGGCGATCTGCCGCAGCCAGGCGTTCTGCGAACCCCAGGCGTGGTACATGAACATCGGCCGCTGGGTGATCGCGCTGAGCGGGAAGGGATGGTCCTCCGCCGGCCGGCCCTCGCCCCGGCCCTCTCCCGCAGGCGGGAGCGGGGGAGCTGGTGCCGAACGGGAGTCGCTTCGATGATCCGCGCCGGTAACCGGGTTCGCCTCGGCTCCGGTCTGCGCGTATTCGAAGGGCTCGTACCAGATCGGCAGCGGATCGAAGTAGGTCGCCACGCGTTCGCGGTGCTGCGCCGGTGGCTGCCGGTCACCGAAGCCGCGCGCGGCGCGGCGGAACTTCTGCAGCGTCTCCGAATACAGCTGCAGGGTGATCGGCGCGGTGCCGGCGAGGAAGCCCATGCGCTGCGCCCATTCGAGATAGCCGCGGTTGGCCATCTTGTAATAGCGCGCGTCCTCAGGGATCTCGCTGCGCCAGAAACCGTTGTTCTCGATATAGCGCTGCAGCTGCCCGGGATTGGGCGCGCCCTTGGCTTCGAGCGAACCGTCCTCGCCGCGCCAGCCGGCGAGCAGGCCGACACCCGGCGCGCGCTCGTGGCGCTGGATGTAGTCGGCGTAGTCGCGGTACTTCGGTGAACCGTCCTCGTTGCACAGGCCGGGCAGGCCCAGGCGCGCACCCAGGTCGATCAGCACGCTCTGGAAGCCGCGCACGTCGCGCCCTTCGCGTTGATCCGCCGCCTCCAGCACCGGATGGCGGATCGCGTCGATCGCCGCGTCGGCGTCGGAGATCGGCCGGTCCAGCAGCGAGATCGCGTCGAAGCGTTCGAGGTAGGTCGTGTCCGGCAGCACCAGGTCGGCGTAGGCGACCATCTCGCTCGCATAGGCATCGGCGTAGATGATGCGCGGGATCTTGTACTCGCCAGCCGCGTCCTTGTCGGTGAGCATCGCGATGGTCTCGCGCGTGTTCATCGACGAGTTCCAGCTCATGTTCGCCATGAACATCATCAGCGTGTCGATCCGGTAGGGATCGCCCGCCCACGCGTTGCGGATCACGCCGTGCATCATCCCGTGCGCGGACAGCGGATAGGCCCACGAATAGGCGTGGTCGATGCGGCGCGGGTTGCCGTCGGCGTCGACGACGAGGTCTTCCGGTGCGTGCACGAAGCCCAGCGGCGCGGCATCGAGCACGCCGTTGGCCTGGCGCGCCTTGCCGGGACGGTTCGGCGGCGCGATCGGCTTGGGGAACGGCGGCTGGTAGCGGAACGAGCCCGGCGTATCCACCGCGCCCAGCAGCAGTTGCAGCAGGTGCAGCGCGCGGCAGGTGTGGAAGCCGTTGCTGTGCGCGCTGATGCCGCGCATCGCGTGCATCGCCACCGGGCGGCCGATCATTTCCTCGTGCACGCGGCCGTGCGCATCGGTCCAGCGCACCGGCAGGCGGATCTCGTTGTCGAATGCCGCCTCGGCCAGTTCGCGCGCGATGCGGCGGATGGTGTCGGCGGGAATGCCGCAGCGTTCGCTCACCGCATCCGGCGAATACCGCGGATCGAGGTAGCGCTCGACCACCAGGTGGAACACCGGCACGGCGCGGCGGCCGTCGGCCAGGGCGACTTCGCCGACGACGGCGGGCGACACGTCGATGGAATCCGCGTCCGCCGGCGCATTCGTGCGCTTGTCGAAGCACTGCGGCCTGCCCTCGGCATCGCGCGCGAACATGCCGTCGTCTTCGCCCTGCGGGTCCTGCACCACCAGCCAGTGCGCGTTGGTGTAACGCACCAGGTAATCGAGGTCGACACGGTCGGCCTTGAGCAGTTCATGGATCAGTGCGAACGCGAACAGGCCGTCGGTGCCGGGGCGGATGCCGATCCATTCGTCGGCGATCGCGCCGTAGCCGGTGCGCACCGGGTTCACCGCGACGATCTTGGCGCCGTGGCCCTTGAGCTTGCCCAGGCCGAGCTTGATCGGGTTGGAATCGTGGTCTTCGGCCACGCCCCACATCATCAGGTATCTGGCGTGCTCCCAATCGGGCTCGCCGAACTCCCAGAACGAACCGCC
It encodes:
- a CDS encoding 4Fe-4S dicluster domain-containing protein, encoding MTALPPPSTKKLGLVIDLDICVGCHACAVGCKEWNAGGFAAPLTDEQPYGKDPSGVWFNRVHSYEVAATDFATPAHDPGAHQALNFTQSTSATACSSNAPLAQQLAAQPAMTLHFPRSCLHCETPACVTVCPTGASYKRAEDGIVLVDEDKCIGCKLCSWACPYGAREYSHVEGVMKKCTLCIDRIYNEQLPEAEREPACVQVCPTRARHFGDLGDPDSKVSRLVAERGGVALMPELGYAPVNRYLPPRPRRAGQGVDVANAGEPGGEALDTAALPPVLRWLDRVLSR
- a CDS encoding molybdopterin oxidoreductase family protein — protein: MHAPAEPVIDYSPSPGDEVKTTTCYMCACRCGIKVWLADGKVRYIQGNPAHPVNKGVLCAKGSAGIMQHYSPARLDKPLLRVGERGKAEFKEIEWDEALAIATSWLAPIRERNPDELAFFTGRDQSQALTGWWAQQFGTINYAAHGGFCSVNMAAGGLYTLGGSFWEFGEPDWEHARYLMMWGVAEDHDSNPIKLGLGKLKGHGAKIVAVNPVRTGYGAIADEWIGIRPGTDGLFAFALIHELLKADRVDLDYLVRYTNAHWLVVQDPQGEDDGMFARDAEGRPQCFDKRTNAPADADSIDVSPAVVGEVALADGRRAVPVFHLVVERYLDPRYSPDAVSERCGIPADTIRRIARELAEAAFDNEIRLPVRWTDAHGRVHEEMIGRPVAMHAMRGISAHSNGFHTCRALHLLQLLLGAVDTPGSFRYQPPFPKPIAPPNRPGKARQANGVLDAAPLGFVHAPEDLVVDADGNPRRIDHAYSWAYPLSAHGMMHGVIRNAWAGDPYRIDTLMMFMANMSWNSSMNTRETIAMLTDKDAAGEYKIPRIIYADAYASEMVAYADLVLPDTTYLERFDAISLLDRPISDADAAIDAIRHPVLEAADQREGRDVRGFQSVLIDLGARLGLPGLCNEDGSPKYRDYADYIQRHERAPGVGLLAGWRGEDGSLEAKGAPNPGQLQRYIENNGFWRSEIPEDARYYKMANRGYLEWAQRMGFLAGTAPITLQLYSETLQKFRRAARGFGDRQPPAQHRERVATYFDPLPIWYEPFEYAQTGAEANPVTGADHRSDSRSAPAPPLPPAGEGRGEGRPAEDHPFPLSAITQRPMFMYHAWGSQNAWLRQIATRNYLYLHPATGAKYGLDDEDWINVTSHQGTITVQAKFAANVQPDTVWTWNAIGKRRGAWRLGKDAPEGQKGFLLNHLISDITPRGDYFNADPVTGQAAWFDLRVRITKAEDPAQQSAPQFAALNMGAADDRPLRYGAGFRAKRAEAENQRDRAKRAEAENQHDRAARAEAARNKKESA